The following coding sequences are from one Odontesthes bonariensis isolate fOdoBon6 chromosome 10, fOdoBon6.hap1, whole genome shotgun sequence window:
- the ctdsp2 gene encoding carboxy-terminal domain RNA polymerase II polypeptide A small phosphatase 2 isoform X2 — translation MESSVITQVQKEDVQVLPKTGQVSRSALKQPRSCNIFKALFCCIQAQDGPKPLPPPPPPSQQALVETQENGTVVKQSEASLLPEVESQDQGKICVVIDLDETLVHSSFKPISNADFIVPVEIEGTTHQVYVLKRPFVDEFLQRMGELFECVLFTASLAKYADPVTDLLDQYGVFRARLFRESCVFHQGCYVKDLSRLGRDLHKTLILDNSPSSYIFHPNNAVPVVSWFDDVDDAELLNLLPVFEELSQADNVYTRLDQLRGH, via the exons ATGGAAAGTTCTGTTATCACACAAGTGCAGAAAGAAGACGTACAAGTGTTACCGAAAACAG GCCAGGTGAGTCGCTCTGCGCTCAAACAGCCTCGGAGTTGTAACATCTTCAAAGCCCTCTTCTGTTGCATCCAAGCTCAGGATGGCCCCAAACCActgccaccaccaccaccaccttcgCAGCAGGCCTTGGTGGAGACACAGGAAAATGGGACGGTTGTCAAG CAATCTGAAGCCAGCCTCCTGCCTGAGGTGGAGTCCCAGGATCAAGGAAAGATATGTGTGGTCATAGACCTGGATGAGACTCTGGTGCACAGTTCATTCAAG CCTATTAGTAATGCGGACTTCATTGTTCCGGTGGAGATAGAGGGGACCACACACCAG GTGTATGTGCTGAAGAGGCCGTTTGTGGATGAGTTCCTGCAAAGAATGGGAGAACTGTTTGAATGTGTGCTGTTTACAGCCAGTCTTGCTAAG TATGCAGACCCAGTGACTGACCTGCTGGATCAGTATGGTGTATTCCGCGCCCGGCTATTTCGGGAATCTTGCGTATTCCATCAGGGCTGTTATGTGAAAGATTTGAGCCGCCTGGGCAGAGACCTTCACAAAACCCTAATTCTGGACAACTCACCTTCCTCCTACATCTTCCACCCTAATAATGCT GTTCCTGTGGTGTCATGGTTTGACGATGTGGACGATGCTGAACTCCTCAACCTTCTGCCTGTGTTTGAGGAGCTAAGCCAAGCTGATAACGTTTACACTCGGCTGGACCAACTTCGTGGACATTAG
- the tmbim6 gene encoding putative Bax inhibitor 1, whose protein sequence is MNVFDRNINFDALFRFSQISHSTQVHLKNVYSSLAVCMFVAAAGSYVHVVTRILQGGMLSVLGSLGMMFWLAMTPHNPETEKKRLAILAAFAFLTGVGLGPTLDFVIAVNPSIVVTAFLGTSVIFICFTLSALYAKRRSYLFLGGTLMSGLSILLLLSVMNMFFGSMMLFKAHIYLGLLIMCGFVLFDTQLIIEKAENGDKDYVWHCVDLFLDFITIFRKLMVILAMNDKDKKKEKK, encoded by the exons ATGAATGTCTTTGACCGCAACATCAACTTTGATGCGCTCTTCAGGTTCTCCCAAAT ATCGCACTCCACCCAGGTTCACTTGAAGAATGTCTACTCCAGCTTAGCTGTTTGCATGTTTGTGGCGGCTGCTGGCTCCTACGTTCATGTCGTCACACGCATCTTACAG GGCGGAATGCTGTCTGTGCTCGGCTCTCTGGGAATGATGTTCTGGCTTGCCATGACACCACACAACCCTGAGACGGAGAAGAAGAGACTGGCTATCCTGGCTGCATTTGCCTTCCTCACAG GTGTCGGCCTTGGTCCTACACTGGATTTTGTCATCGCTGTAAATCCAAG CATCGTTGTGACGGCCTTCTTGGGAACTTCTGTGATTTTCATTTGCTTCACTCTCAGTGCCCTCTATGCTAAACGTAGGAGCTACCTCTTCCTTGGAG GCACATTGATGTCTGGCCTCTCCATCCTGCTTCTTTTGTCCGTGATGAACATGTTCTTTGGATCTATGATGCTgttcaag GCACACATTTACCTCGGGCTTCTCATCATGTGTGGCTTCGTGCTCTTTGACACTCAGCTCATCATCGAGAAAGCAGAGAATGGAGACAAGGACTACGTCTG GCACTGTGTGGACTTGTTTCTTGATTTCATCACCATCTTTAGGAAACTGATGGTCATCCTCGCTATGAACGATAAG gacaagaagaaggaaaagaagTGA
- the ctdsp2 gene encoding carboxy-terminal domain RNA polymerase II polypeptide A small phosphatase 2 isoform X1 has translation MESSVITQVQKEDVQVLPKTAGQVSRSALKQPRSCNIFKALFCCIQAQDGPKPLPPPPPPSQQALVETQENGTVVKQSEASLLPEVESQDQGKICVVIDLDETLVHSSFKPISNADFIVPVEIEGTTHQVYVLKRPFVDEFLQRMGELFECVLFTASLAKYADPVTDLLDQYGVFRARLFRESCVFHQGCYVKDLSRLGRDLHKTLILDNSPSSYIFHPNNAVPVVSWFDDVDDAELLNLLPVFEELSQADNVYTRLDQLRGH, from the exons ATGGAAAGTTCTGTTATCACACAAGTGCAGAAAGAAGACGTACAAGTGTTACCGAAAACAG CAGGCCAGGTGAGTCGCTCTGCGCTCAAACAGCCTCGGAGTTGTAACATCTTCAAAGCCCTCTTCTGTTGCATCCAAGCTCAGGATGGCCCCAAACCActgccaccaccaccaccaccttcgCAGCAGGCCTTGGTGGAGACACAGGAAAATGGGACGGTTGTCAAG CAATCTGAAGCCAGCCTCCTGCCTGAGGTGGAGTCCCAGGATCAAGGAAAGATATGTGTGGTCATAGACCTGGATGAGACTCTGGTGCACAGTTCATTCAAG CCTATTAGTAATGCGGACTTCATTGTTCCGGTGGAGATAGAGGGGACCACACACCAG GTGTATGTGCTGAAGAGGCCGTTTGTGGATGAGTTCCTGCAAAGAATGGGAGAACTGTTTGAATGTGTGCTGTTTACAGCCAGTCTTGCTAAG TATGCAGACCCAGTGACTGACCTGCTGGATCAGTATGGTGTATTCCGCGCCCGGCTATTTCGGGAATCTTGCGTATTCCATCAGGGCTGTTATGTGAAAGATTTGAGCCGCCTGGGCAGAGACCTTCACAAAACCCTAATTCTGGACAACTCACCTTCCTCCTACATCTTCCACCCTAATAATGCT GTTCCTGTGGTGTCATGGTTTGACGATGTGGACGATGCTGAACTCCTCAACCTTCTGCCTGTGTTTGAGGAGCTAAGCCAAGCTGATAACGTTTACACTCGGCTGGACCAACTTCGTGGACATTAG